One Palaemon carinicauda isolate YSFRI2023 chromosome 4, ASM3689809v2, whole genome shotgun sequence DNA segment encodes these proteins:
- the LOC137639752 gene encoding autotransporter CRAC-like, with translation MINDPGTSSIMINDPGSSFIMINDPGSSLLIINDLGSSSIMINDYGSTSIMINDPGSSYIMINDYGSSNNMINDYGSTSIIINDPGSSHIMIPGSSSIVINNPKSSCIMINDPVSSSIMINDPGSSFIMKNYPGSSCIMINNYGSTSIMINDPGSSYIIINDYGSIMINDPGSSYIMINDPGSSSIMINDPGSSFITNIDSGFSYIMINDYGSTSIIINVPGSSYIMINDPESSYIRINDHGSSSIMINDHGSYIMINDPGFSYIMINDHGSSFIMNDDPGFSLIIINDHGSSYVMINDPGSFNIMINDPGSSYIMINDPGSSFIMNNDPGSSLFMINDPVSYFIMINDLRSSSIMINDPGSSFILIDAPGSFLIMNNDPGSSSIMTNDPVSCFIMINDPRSSSIMINNPWSSFIMINDL, from the coding sequence ATGATTAATGATCCTGGAACTTCTTCCATTATGATTAATGATCCTGGATCTTCTTTCATTATGATTAATGATCCTGGATCTTCTCTCCTTATAATTAATGATCTTGGATCTTCTTCTATTATGATTAATGATTATGGATCTACTTCCATTATGATTAATGATCCTGGATCTTCTTATATTATGATTAATGATTATGGATCTTCTAATAATATGATTAATGATTATGGATCTACTTCCATTATAATCAACGATCCTGGATCTTCTCATATTATGATTCCTGGATCTTCCTCCATTGTGATTAATAATCCTAAATCTTCTTGTATAATGATTAATGATCCTGTATCTTCTTCCATTATGATTAATGATCCTGGATCTTCTTTCATTATGAAAAATTATCCTGGATCTTCTtgtattatgattaataattatgGATCTACTTCCATTATGATTAATGATCCTGGATCTTcttatattataattaatgattATGGATCCATTATGATTAATGATCCTGGATCTTCTTATATTATGATTAATGATCCTGGATCTTCTTCCATCATGATTAATGATCCTGGATCTTCTTTCATTACGAATATTGATTCTGGATTTTCTTATATTATGATTAATGATTATGGATCTACTTCCATTATCATTAATGTTCCTGGATCTTCTTATATTATGATTAATGATCCAGAATCTTCTTATATTAGGATTAATGATCATGGATCTTCCTCCATTATGATTAATGATCATGGATCTTATATTATGATTAATGATCCTGGATTTTCTTATATTATGATTAATGATCATGGATCCTCTTTCATTATGAATGATGATCCTGGATTTTCTCTCATTATAATTAATGATCATGGATCTTCTTATGTTATGATTAATGATCCTGGATcttttaatattatgattaatgatcCTGGATCTTCTTATATTATGATTAATGATCCTGGATCTTCTTTCATTATGAATAATGATCCTGGATCTTCTCTCTTTATGATTAATGATCCTGTATCTTATTTCATCATGATTAATGATCTCAGGTCGTCTTCCATTATGATTAATGATCCTGGATCTTCTTTCATTTTGATTGATGCTCCTGGATCTTTTCTCATTATGAATAATGATCCTGGATCTTCTTCCATTATGACTAATGATCCTGTATCTTGTTTCATTATGATTAATGATCCCAGATCGTCTTCCATTATGATTAATAATCCTTGGTCTTCTTTCATTATGATTAATGATCTTTGA